The DNA sequence CCCTGGCCGGAAAGGGTCTCAGTAATTCCGATCTGTTCCCTTAACCGCGCGATTCCGGCTACCAAAAAGGCGCAGGCCGTGCCGTCATCAACGCCATCGAGTTCCATACCCATGGCTTGGGCGATCTCCCGATAGCGTTGCGGCGCAGCCGGAAAGTTGTAGGCAATAACAGAGTCAAGCAATTGGGCATTGCAGGCGCCATGGGGAGAATCCAGCATCCCACCAAGGCTGTGGGCCATGGCGTGAACCGCACCGAGGCTGGCATTGGAAAAGGCCATGCCTGCCTGGGTGCTGGCAAACATCATGGCATCTCTGGCAACAGCCGAAAGCGGGTCATTAATGGCATCAGACAGATTGCGGGCAATCAGGCGGACGGCATGAAGGGCATGAATGTCCGTAAATGGCGAACTGGCATTGGACACATAGGCTTCGATGGCATGCACCAGCGCGTCCATTCCGGTGCAAGCAGTAAGCTCGACCGGCATGGTCATGGTCAGAACCGGGTCAACGAGAGCAACGTCAGGCACCACGGACTTGCTGACAATGGCTGATTTTCTCTGGTCTGACGTATCAGTAATAATGGCAAACTGCGAAATGTCCGCCGCGGAACCGGCAGTAGTGGCAATGCAGATGAGAGGCGGCATCGGCAACGGCACCTGGTCCACCCCAGCATAATCAAGAATCTTGCCTTTGTTGGAGCAGACTATGCCGATCCCCTTGGCACAATCCATCGGACTGCCTCCCCCGACGGCAACAATGCCGTCACAACCGGCCTCCCGATACCTGGTTACGCCCGACATTACTTCATGATCCTTTGGGTTAGGCGTGACTGCAGTAAATGGTATGGGAGTAACACCGGCTCCGGCCAGAACCTCAACGACCCGCCCGGTCCACCCCACAGCAGCGACACCCGGGTCACTTACCACAAGAACGGAACGCAGGCCGAAGCGCTCGGCATAGTGCCCCACCAAGCGATGCGCATCATTGCCGTAAACAATTTCAGGTATCAGAAACTTACGCATCGCTCTCAATGTTTCCATTGATTACTCCTTTATAGTGCCGTTAAGTAAGCACCCAGTTCCTGTTCACCTTTCCCTAAACTTTACAGTAGCGAACTGCGATGTCTACTAGTTACGCGCACAATCGGCCGCTTCACCATCGGCGAGGGAGTTGCCGCACTTTTGCTGGTCAGCTCCGTTGCCAATCCCGCCACAAAGGTCTTTGCATGCCTTCAGGTCATACAGACCGGCCCGCTCCAAAAGCCAAGAAGAAAGCTCAGGGTCGTACTCCCTGGCATCTTCCGCCAGCCTGCGGATACGGGTGATATTATTCCGTGCCAACGCATGCCGGAACTCATTGCGCCACTCAGCAGACACCTTGTCAAGGGTTGGCCTCCAGCTCTCAAAGTGATTATCTGTAAGCGCTTCATCCTTACCCATGTCAAACAGCACCCCGGCATGATGGGCCAGCACCTCATACAGCTCCTGCTCCCGGAATGGCTTGGCAATGAAGGCATCAATCCCGGAATCAAGAAATTGCTGCTTCTGGGTATCGAAAGCGCTGGCACTGATGCCGATGATTACCGGCGGTTCTTTCTGGCAACTGCTGCGAATGGTCCGTGTTGCCTCTTCCCCATTCATGTCGGGCATCACCAGATCCATCAGGACGACCCTCGGCTTCAGCGCCAAGGTTTTGTCAACGGCTTCTTTGCCGTTTGCCGCCTCAGCGACGATAAACCCCAGAGGTTCCAGCATCTCCCGCAACAATGCCCGGTTGCTGGGGAGATCATCGACCACCAGAATGTGCAACTCTCCCTGACCAGAGACAAGACCGGTCACGCGACAAGGAGCATCTGCTGAAGCGGGTATAACTGCAGTCGCCGGCGCCGGGCACTCCAAATGAAAGATACTCCCATCTCCTGTTGTACTTTTTACGGTTATCTCGCCCCCCATCAAGCGAGCATACTCGCGGCTGATGGCCAGCCCGAGACCGGTGCCGCCAGCTGCCTGCTCGCCGCTCCGGGTCCGCTCGAAGGGGCGGAACAGCTTTTCCTGCTCCTCAGGTGTTATGCCGATGCCAGTGTCCTGGATCTCTATCGCGATTCGATCAATACCGGCCGGCATCGCCCGCATGGTGATCGCCCCCTTATGGGTGAACTTGACCGCATTGCCCAACAGGTTGATCA is a window from the Geoanaerobacter pelophilus genome containing:
- the ercA gene encoding alcohol dehydrogenase-like regulatory protein ErcA, with product METLRAMRKFLIPEIVYGNDAHRLVGHYAERFGLRSVLVVSDPGVAAVGWTGRVVEVLAGAGVTPIPFTAVTPNPKDHEVMSGVTRYREAGCDGIVAVGGGSPMDCAKGIGIVCSNKGKILDYAGVDQVPLPMPPLICIATTAGSAADISQFAIITDTSDQRKSAIVSKSVVPDVALVDPVLTMTMPVELTACTGMDALVHAIEAYVSNASSPFTDIHALHAVRLIARNLSDAINDPLSAVARDAMMFASTQAGMAFSNASLGAVHAMAHSLGGMLDSPHGACNAQLLDSVIAYNFPAAPQRYREIAQAMGMELDGVDDGTACAFLVAGIARLREQIGITETLSGQGVTRDHLPLLAAKAMEDACMVTNPRRPTQQDIEGIYAQAL